Proteins encoded within one genomic window of Ailuropoda melanoleuca isolate Jingjing chromosome 16, ASM200744v2, whole genome shotgun sequence:
- the PCNX3 gene encoding pecanex-like protein 3 isoform X7 — MGSQVLQILRQGVWASLTGGWFFDPHQSTFSNCFHLYVWIFLLTFPFLLYMVLPPSLMVAGVYCLVVAVIFTTIKTVNYRLHAMFDQGEIVEKRNSTMGEPEEEPAQGDSSLPRDPGVEMTVFRKVSSTPPVRCSSQHSVFGFNQVSELLPRMEDSGALRDIKELVREQGSNNVIVTSADREMLKLSSQEKLIGDLPQTPPGAAPDPSLPSTDSSERSPLAGDGAPWSGSSVADTPMSPLLKGSLSQELSKSFLTLTRPERALVRTSSRREQRRGAGGYQPLDRRGSGEPTPQKAGSSDSCFSGTDRETLSSFKSEKTNSTHLDSPPGGQAPEGSDTDPPSEAELPASPDAGVPSDDTLRSFDTVIGAGTPPGPAEPLLVVRPKDLALLRPTKRRPPMRRHSPPGRAPRRPLLEGGGFFEDEDTSEGSELSPASSLRSQRRYSTDSSSSTSCYSPESSRGAAGGPRKRRAPHGAEEGTAVPPKRPYGTQRTPSTASAKTHARVLSMDGAGGDVLRAPLAGSKAELEAQAGVELASGEPALLPAEAHRGPAANQPGWRGELQEEGAVGGAADETGKRDRTSSVRRTQAIRRRHNAGSNPTPPASVMGSPPSSLQEAQRSRAASHSRALTLPSALHFASSLLLTRAGAAVHEACTFDDTSEGAVHYFYDESGVRRSYTFGLAGGGYENPVGQQGEQAANGAWDRHSHSSSFHSADVPEAAGGLNLLQPRPVVLQGMQVRRVPLEIPEFDLLDQDSLHESQEQTLMEEAPPRAQHSYKYWLLPGRWTSVRYERLALLALLDRTRGLVENILGIGLSSLVAFLGYLLLLKGFFTDIWVFQFCLVIASCQYSLLKSVQPDAASPMHGHNWVIAYSRPVYFCICCLLIWLLDALGSAQPFPPVSLYGLTLFSASFFFCARDVATVFTLCFPFVFLLGLLPQVNTCLMYLLEQIDMHGFGGTAATSPLTAVFSLSRSLLAAALLYGFCLGAIKTPWPEQHVPVLFSVFCGLLVALSYHLSRQSSDPTVLWSLIRSKLFPELEERSLETARAEPPDPLPDKMRQSVREVLHSDLVMCVVIAVLTFAISASTVFIALKSVLGFVLYALAGAVGFFTHYLLPQLRKQLPWFCLSQPVLKPSEYSQYEVRGAAQVMWFEKLYASLQCVEKYLIYPAVVLNALTVDAHAVVSHPDKFCLYCRALLMTVAGLKLLRSAFCCPPQQYLTLAFTVLLFHFDYPRLSQGFLLDYFLMSLLCSKLWDLLYKLRFVLTYIAPWQITWGSAFHAFAQPFAVPHSAMLFVQALLSALFSTPLNPLLGSAVFIMSYARPLKFWERDYNTKRVDHSNTRLVTQLDRNPGADDNNLNSIFYEHLTRSLQHTLCGDLVLGRWGNYGPGDCFVLASDYLNALVHLIEVGNGLVTFQLRGLEFRGTYCQQREVEAITEGVEEDEGCCCCEPGHLPRVLSFNAAFGQRWLAWEVTASKYVLEGYSISDNNAASMLQVFDLRKILITYYVKSIIYYVSRSPKLEAWLSHEGIAAALRPVRAPGYADSDPTFSLSVDEDYDLRLSGLSLPAFCAVHLEWIQYCASRRSQPVDQDWNSPLVTLCFGLCVLGRRALGTASHSMSASLEPFLYGLHALFKGDFRITSPRDEWVFADMDLLHRVVAPGVRMALKLHQDHFTSPDEYEEPAALYDAIAANEERLVISHEGDPAWRSAILSNTPSLLALRHVLDDASDEYKIIMLNRRHLSFRVIKVNRECVRGLWAGQQQELVFLRNRNPERGSIQNAKQALRNMINSSCDQPLGYPIYVSPLTTSLAGSHPQLRALWGGPVSLSAIARWLLHSWERLHKGCGAGCNSGGNVDDSDCGGGGGLTSLSNNPPLAHPTPENTAGSGDQPLPPGPGWGPRPSLSGSGDGRPPPLLQWPPPRLPGPTPASPAPTEGPRPSRPPGPGLLSSEGPSGKWSLGGRKGLGGSEAEPASGSPKGGTPKSQAPLDLSLSPDISTNASSPPRAAQDIPCLDSSVPESGTPTGTLGDWPAPTEERESPAAQPLLEHQY; from the exons ATGGGGTCGCAGGTATTGCAGATCCTGCGCCAGGGGGTGTGGGCCTCGCTCACTGGCGGTTGGTTCTTCGACCCGCACCAGAGCACCTTCTCCAACTGCTTCCATCTTTACGTCTGGATCTTCTTGCTCACCTTTCCCTTCTTGCTGTACATG GTCCTGCCTCCCAGCTTGATGGTGGCCGGCGTGTACTGCCTCGTGGTGGCTGTCATCTTCACTACCATCAAGACTGTGAACTATCGGCTACATGCTATGTTCGATCAGGGCGAGATTGTGGAGAAGCGCAACTCGACCATGGGGGAGCCGGAGGAGGAGCCTGCACAGGGGGACAGCAGTCTGCCcag GGACCCTGGAGTGGAGATGACGGTGTTTCGGAAAGTGAGTTCCACACCTCCGGTACGCTGTAGCTCCCAGCATTCCGTGTTTGGCTTCAACCAGGTCTCG GAGCTGCTGCCCCGGATGGAGGACTCTGGGGCCCTAAGAG ACATCAAGGAGCTGGTGCGGGAGCAGGGCAGCAACAATGTGATCGTGACCTCAGCGGATCGAGAGATGCTGAAGCTAAGCTCGCAGGAGAAACTGA TTGGAGACCTTCCTCAGACACCCCCGGGGGCTGCCCCAgacccctctctccccagcacaGACTCTTCAGAACGTTCTCCCTTGGCTGGAGATGGAGCCCCCTGGAGTGGAAGCAGTGTGGCCGACACTCCCATGAGCCCCCTTCTGAAGGGGAGCCTCAGCCAGGAGCTGAGCAAGAGCTTCCTGACCCTGACCCGGCCTGAGCGGGCCCTGGTGAGGACCAGCAGTCGACGGGAACAACGCCGGGGAGCAGGTGGCTACCAGCCCTTGGACCGGCGGGGCTCGGGTGAGCCCaccccccagaaagcaggctccTCGGATTCCTGCTTCAGTGGCACTGACAGGGAGACGTTGAGCAGCTTCAAGAGCGAAAAGACCAACTCAACCCATCTGGACAGCCCCCCCGGCGGGCAAGCCCCTGAGGGCAGCGACACAGATCCACCCTCTGAGGCTGAGCTGCCCGCATCACCAGATGCCGGAGTCCCCTCCGATGACACACTGCGTTCCTTTGACACAGTCATAGGAGCAGGGACGCCGCCGGGCCCAGCTGAGCCACTCCTGGTTGTGCGGCCCAAGGACTTGGCCTTACTGCGGCCCACCAAACGGCGGCCACCCATGCGAAGACACTCCCCACCTGGCCGTGCCCCTCGGAGGCCCCTGCTTGAAGGTGGGGGCTTCTTTGAGGACGAAGACACCAGTGAGGGCAGCGAACTGagtccagcctccagcctccgaTCTCAGCGCCGCTACAGTACTGACagctcttcctccacctcctgTTACTCCCCCGAGAGCTCCCGTGGTGCAGCTGGGGGACCCCGGAAGCGACGGGCCCCTCATGGGGCTGAGGAGGGGACTGCCGTGCCCCCCAAGCGGCCCTATGGGACCCAGCGGACGCCTAGTACTGCCAGCGCCAAAACGCATGCCCGTGTGCTGAGCATGGATGGGGCAGGGGGTGATGTCCTAAGGGCCCCCCTGGCTGGCTCCAAGGCTGAGCTGGAGGCCCAGGCGGGGGTGGAGCTGGCTTCTGGTGAGCCTGCTTTGCTGCCTGCTGAGGCCCACAGGGGACCTGCTGCCAACCAGCCCGGCTGGCGGGGGGAACTGCAAGAGGAAGGTGCTGTGGGGGGAG CAGCTGACGAGACTGGCAAGCGGGACCGCACGAGCAGTGTGCGGCGGACTCAGGCGATCCGCCGGCGCCACAATGCGGGCAGCAAtcccacccctccagcctctgTCATGGGCTCGCCGCCCAG CAGCCTGCAGGAGGCTCAGCGCAGCCGGGCCGCCTCTCACTCCCGGGCGCTGACGCTGCCCTCCGCCTTGCACTTCGCTTCGTCGCTGCTGCTCACGCGGGCGGGCGCCGCTGTGCACGAGGCCTGCACCTTTGATGACACATCCGAGGGTGCCGTGCACTACTTCTATGACGAGAGCG GCGTGCGGCGTTCCTACACCTTCGGCCTAGCTGGAGGCGGCTACGAGAACCCTGTGgggcagcagggggagcaggcggCCAATGGAGCTTG GGACCGCCACTCACATTCCTCCAGCTTCCACTCGGCCGATGTCCCTGAGGCAGCGGGTGGCCTGAACCTGCTGCAGCCAAGGCCCGTGGTTCTGCAGGGCATGCAGGTGCGCCGAGTGCCCCTGGAGATCCCGGAG TTTGACCTGCTGGACCAGGACTCCCTGCACGAATCCCAGGAGCAGACGCTGATGGAGGAGGCGCCGCCTCGGGCCCAGCACAGCTACAAGTACTGGCTCCTTCCTGGCCGCTGGACATCCGTGCGCTATGAGCGGCTGGCCCTCCTGGCCCTGTTGGACCG GACTCGGGGGCTGGTGGAGAACATACTCGGCATCGGCCTGAGCAGCCTCGTCGCCTTCCTGGGCTACCTGTTGCTGCTCAAGGGCTTCTTCACGGATATCTGGGTCTTCCAGTTCTGCTTGGTCATCGCCTCCTGCCAGTATTCCCTGCTCAAG AGCGTGCAGCCTGATGCGGCGTCTCCCATGCAC GGCCACAACTGGGTGATTGCATATAGCCGGCCTGTCTACTTCTGCATCTGCTGTCTGCTCATCTGGCTGTTGGACGCCCTGGGCTCAGCTCAGCCCTTCCCACCCGTCTCCCTGTATGGCCTCACGCTCTTCTCcgcctccttcttcttctgtgcCCGGGATGTGGCTACCG TGTTCACCTTGTGCTTCCCGTTCGTCTTCCTCCTGGGCCTCCTTCCCCAGGTTAACACCTGTCTCATGTACCTGCTGGAGCAGATAGACATGCACGGCTTTGGGGGTACAG CTGCCACCAGTCCGCTCACGGCGGTGTTCAGCCTCTCCCGCAGCCTGCTGGCTGCTGCTCTGCTCTATGGTTTCTGCCTCGGGGCCATCAAG ACTCCTTGGCCGGAACAGCACGTCCCTGTCCTCTTCTCGGTCTTCTGTGGCCTCCTGGTGGCACTGTCCTACCACCTGAGCCGTCAGAGCAGTGATCCCACTGTGCTCTG GTCCCTGATCCGGAGCAAGCTCTTCCCCGAGCTGGAGGAGAGGAGCTTGGAGACAGCTCGGGCTGAGCCCCCAGACCCGCTGCCAGACAAGATGCGTCAGTCGGTG CGTGAGGTCCTGCACTCTGACCTGGTGATGTGTGTGGTGATCGCTGTGCTCACCTTCGCCATCAGCGCCAGCACCGTCTTCATCGCCCTGAAG TCGGTGCTGGGCTTCGTGCTGTACGCGCTGGCCGGGGCCGTGGGCTTCTTCACACACTACTTGCTGCCGCAGCTCCGCAAACAGCTGCCCTGGTTCTGCCTGTCGCAGCCCGTGCTGAAGCCATCCGAGTACAGCCAGTACGAAGTTCGCG GCGCTGCGCAGGTGATGTGGTTCGAGAAGCTGTACGCCAGCCTTCAGTGCGTCGAGAAGTACCTCATCTACCCCGCCGTGGTGCTCAACGCTCTCACAGTGGACGCCCACGCCGTCGTCAGCCACCCGGACAAGTTCTGCCTCTA CTGCCGGGCGCTGCTGATGACCGTGGCTGGGCTGAAGCTGTTACGCTCAGCCTTCTGCTGCCCACCCCAGCAGTACCTGACCTTGGCCTTCACCGTCCTGCTCTTCCACTTCGACTACCCACGCCTGTCCCAGGGCTTTTTGCTCGACTACTTCCTCATGTCCCTGCTGTGCAGCAAG CTGTGGGACCTGCTGTATAAGCTGCGTTTTGTGCTGACCTACATCGCGCCCTGGCAGATCACCTGGGGCTCCGCTTTCCATGCTTTCGCCCAGCCCTTTGCCGTGCCTC ACTCGGCCATGCTGTTCGTTCAAGCTCTGCTCTCGGCACTCTTCTCCACGCCACTCAACCCCCTGCTGGGCAGCGCTGTCTTCATCATGTCCTACGCGCGGCCCCTCAAGTTCTGGGAGCGCGACTACAA CACTAAACGTGTGGATCATTCCAACACCCGCCTGGTCACACAGCTGGATCGGAACCCCG GCGCCGACGACAACAACCTCAACTCCATCTTCTATGAGCACTTGACGCGCTCGCTGCAGCACACGCTATGTGGGGACCTGGTGCTGGGCCGCTGGGGCAACTACGGCCCCGGCGACTGCTTTGTCCTGGCCTCTGACTACCTCAACGCCCTGGTGCACCTCATCGAGGTCGGCAATGGCCTCGTCACCTTCCAGCTGCGTGGCCTTGAGTTCCGGG gtacATACTGCCAGCAGCGCGAGGTAGAGGCCATCACGGAGGGCGTGGAGGAGGACgagggctgctgctgctgcgagCCTGGCCACCTGCCGCGGGTCCTGTCCTTCAATGCCGCCTTCGGGCAGCGCTGGCTGGCCTGGGAGGTGACGGCCAGCAAGTACGTGCTGGAGGGCTACAGCATCAGTGACAATAACGCGGCCTCCATGCTGCAGGTGTTCGATCTCCGCAAGATCCTCATCACTTACTACGTCAAG AGCATCATCTACTACGTGAGCCGCTCACCGAAGCTGGAGGCGTGGCTTAGCCACGAGGGCATCGCAGCGGCCCTGCGGCCTGTGAGGGCGCCGGGCTACGCTGACTCGGACCCCACCTTCTCCCTGAGTGTGGATGAGGACTATGACCTTCGCCTCTCTGGCCTCTCGCTGCCTGCCTTCTGTGCGGTGCACCTTGAGTGGATCCAGTACTGCGCCTCCCGGCGCAGCCAG CCTGTGGATCAAGATTGGAACTCGCCGCTGGTCACGCTGTGTTTTGGTCTGTGTGTGCTGGGCCGACGGGCCCTGGGGACAGCCTCGCATAGCATGTCTGCCAG cctGGAGCCCTTCCTCTACGGCCTGCACGCCCTGTTCAAGGGGGACTTCCGCATCACCTCCCCACGTGACGAGTGGGTCTTCGCTGACATGGACCTGCTTCATCGTGTGGTGGCGCCCGGGGTTCGCATGGCCCTCAAGCTTCACCAG GACCACTTCACGTCCCCAGATGAGTACGAGGAGCCGGCCGCTCTGTATGATGCCATCGCCGCCAACGAGGAGCGCCTGGTCATCTCGCACGAGGGCGACCCGGCCTGGCGCAGCGCCATCCTCAGCAACACGCCCTCGCTGCTGGCGCTGCGCCACGTGCTGGACGACGCCTCGGATGAGTACAAGATCATCATGCTCAACCGGCGGCACCTCAGCTTCCGCGTCAtcaag GTGAACCGCGAGTGCGTCCGCGGCCTGTGGGCCGGGCAGCAGCAGGAGCTGGTGTTTCTGCGCAACCGCAACCCCGAACGCGGCAGTATCCAGAACGCCAAGCAGGCGCTGCGCAACATGATCAACTCCTCCTGCGACCAGCCGCTGGGCTACCCCATCTATGTGTCGCCCCTCACCACCTCGCTGGCCGGCAGCCACCCCCAGCTGCGGGCACTGTGGGGTGGCCCCGTCAGCCTGAGCGCCATTGCCCGCTGGCTTCTGCACAGCTGGGAGAG GCTTCATAAGGGCTGCGGTGCCGGCTGCAACAGCGGCGGGAACGTGGACGACTCGGACTGTGGCGGAGGCGGTGGCTTGACCTCCCTCAGCAATAACCCCCCCCTGGCACACCCCACACCTGAAAACACAGCAG GCAGTGGtgaccagcccctccctcccggCCCAGGCTGGGGCCCTCGGCCTTCTCTGAGCGGCTCTGGTGACGGGCGCCCCCCTCCTCTGCTGCAGTGGCCACCCCCTCGACTCCCTGGACCAACCCctgcttcccccgcccccaccgagGGTCCCCGGCCCTCAAGGCCCCCTGGCCCCGGTCTCCTCAGTTCGGAGGGTCCCAGTGGGAAGTGGAGCCTGGGGGGTCGGAAGGGGCTAGGGGGATCTGAGGCGGAGccagcctcagggagccccaaAGGAGGCACGCCCAAATCTCAG GCGCCCCTAGACCTCAGCCTCAGCCCGGATATCAGCACCAACGCCTCCTCGCCCCCCAGAGCAGCCCAGGACATTCCTTGCTTGGACAGCAGTGTTCCTGAAAGTGGCACACCCACTGGGACCCTGGGTGACTGGCCTGCCCCTACTGAGGAGCGTGAGAGCCCAGCCGCCCAGCCCCTGCTGGAGCATCAGTACTGA